TTGGTCGTCGAGACATCTATTGCCGGTGACTGTCATCCCGGTGACATCCATCAGGGCAATCCCGCTATATCTGCCGGGTTCCTCCTGTGAGTTGTTCAGACAGATATTGCTGTTGATCGTATTATCTTTGCCACGCGAGGCTTCGATACCGTGTCGGGCATTGTTGACACAGGTGTTGTTGGCAACGACGTTGTATTGATCGCCGCCATCAGCCAGACCGCCGATGCCGTGCCGACCATTTCCGTAAAACGTACTTTCGCTGACAACGGAGTGACGGACATTCATGCAGAAATAGAGTCCATCGCGACCATTATCCCGTCCGATGTTGTTCGTCCAGAGACTGTGCTGGACGGACGTGCCAGGGTGGAAACCGTGTCCCAGACAGCCTTCGGCGAGGCAATCCGTGACAATCGCTCCAGCCCCTCCCTGAACACTTACGCCATCCGCGAGCCAATGCTGCACGACGCATCCCTTCACGCGAGCATCCACCGTCCGCACCAGATGTATGGCAGACACAGTAATATCGCCCCCATCAATACAGAGCGATTCGAGTTCACAGCCTCGCTCTTCCCAACCCACAAATGCCGAGAAAGCGTGAGCCACCCCACCATTTCGCTCTGGATGGCAGGGACGATTGATAGGTCGATCCAGATGGAGCCGGTTTTCGCTGATATCCACAATGAAAGCGTGTGTGGCGTACCAACCGTGTTGTGCCTTGTCGAACACGCTGACTTCCATTCCAACGGTGAATTCCGATCCGTTTTCGACGTGAACGGAAGTCTCACCTGCTTGGGCTTCGCTCATAAGTGGGGAAGCAACCTCCGGCGCACGGACGATGCGACTAGATTGTCCCGCACCACGGATAGTGACGTTGGAACGCAGCCGCACATGGCGGTGTAGGGTATAAACCCCCGGCGGGACCCAGACAATGCCCCCACTCTTGGGCAAGGCATCAATCGCCTCCTGCAATCCAGAAGTGAAGGAACCCTTC
This Candidatus Poribacteria bacterium DNA region includes the following protein-coding sequences:
- a CDS encoding right-handed parallel beta-helix repeat-containing protein gives rise to the protein MKEAALNVTNFNGKGSFTSGLQEAIDALPKSGGIVWVPPGVYTLHRHVRLRSNVTIRGAGQSSRIVRAPEVASPLMSEAQAGETSVHVENGSEFTVGMEVSVFDKAQHGWYATHAFIVDISENRLHLDRPINRPCHPERNGGVAHAFSAFVGWEERGCELESLCIDGGDITVSAIHLVRTVDARVKGCVVQHWLADGVSVQGGAGAIVTDCLAEGCLGHGFHPGTSVQHSLWTNNIGRDNGRDGLYFCMNVRHSVVSESTFYGNGRHGIGGLADGGDQYNVVANNTCVNNARHGIEASRGKDNTINSNICLNNSQEEPGRYSGIALMDVTGMTVTGNRCLDDQ